The Corticium candelabrum chromosome 17, ooCorCand1.1, whole genome shotgun sequence genome has a segment encoding these proteins:
- the LOC134192839 gene encoding synapse differentiation-inducing gene protein 1-like: protein MYPERHQVVTDYQARDYFGLSIFTLLCCCLPIGIFALLNSMKVREANASGDEFSATQASATARRLNLVGIISGVVFMVIVAVVVLVVDLVSCSRDYVGHKRC, encoded by the exons ATGTATCCAGAACGACATCAAGTTGTGACCGATTACCAG GCAAGAGACTATTTCGGTCTATCGATCTTCACTCTACTGTGCTGCTGTTTACCGATTGGAATATTTGCTCTTCTCAACTCGATGAAG GTTCGCGAAGCTAACGCGTCTGGTGACGAATTCAGTGCGACTCAAGCGTCTGCTACTGCTCGTCGACTGAATCTTGTTGGGATCATTTCTGGTGTTGTTTTTATGGTCATTGTTGCGGTTGTGGTACTTGTGGTGGACCTTGTTTCTTGCTCTCGCGACTATGTTGGTCATAAGAGATGTTGA